Genomic DNA from Leucobacter triazinivorans:
TCGATGAGGAATCCCCGGTGAACGTGCTCGAGGTCGAACTTCTGCCGGGCGACGGCGCCGTCGTGGCACCCGAGTGGGTGCCGTGGTCGGTGCGACTGGCGCAGTACCGGGAATCGCAGGCGCGTCAGGCCGCAGAGGAAGCGGCGGCTGCCGAGGCGGCGGCGGCCGAGCTCGGCGACGAGGACGATGCCGATTCCGAAGACGATCTCCTCGACAACGACTTCAGCGATTTCGACGACGAGATCGACGGCGTCGACCTCGACGAAGATGCCAGCGCAGCCGTCGACTCCGGTGATGATGCGGGCGAGGACGATCTCGACGAGGACGAGGATCTCGACGAGGACTCCGACGACTCCGAGATCTTCGCCGACGATCCTGACGATATCGATGACGCCGACGATGACGACGACACCGACGCGGAAGACGGGTCGGACGACGACGAATAGGCGGATCTCTGCGCCGTCGCCCGGGTCCCGCACGAGGGACGCCGTAACTGCGTCGGGCCGGCCATGAGTCGAAGTACGTAATTTTCACGGATCCGCGAACCCGGATCTCTTCATAGCGTTCTCGAGTAACGAGGATTCGGGTTTCGACCCGCGACAGGCACTCCTCGTCACCAGGGAAGCGAGGACGCAATGAGAGCTCGGAGAGACCCGCTACACGCTCCGCTCGACCGCGCCCCGGGCACGCCCGACGCGCGGCAGCCGAGCCGCGCGCGGCGGATCGGAACGGTCCGCGCCGCAGTGCCCGCCCTCCCCTCGAGCCGCCGGCCGCCGTCGGCGTCCGGCTGAAAGGCCGGGACGGAGGGCGGCCCTTCCCCGGCTTCCCTCCGTCCCGCATCTGAGCGGAGACACCCGTTCGCCGCAGATCCCGATTCGACGCACACCCAGGTCTCACTCGAATCGGGCAGACGGCGCACCCGGCCGCTCGGCTGTCGGGCTCGGTATCGGTGGCGGCTGCGACCGAGCCCGGCAGCACCCCCCCCTCAGGCGAGGGGGTGCATACGACGGATCAGACCAGGCGCTCCAGCACGTAGTCGATCGCGCCGGTGAGCG
This window encodes:
- a CDS encoding DUF3027 domain-containing protein: MSDAHVPPVEALETSPDANAATDANAATDPSSATDASGVTGPAAPTALDEVLLASRDQARAALAEITDPRTIGSDDGHEVHEAHLLTLFFECRLPGYPGWRWAATLSRVDEESPVNVLEVELLPGDGAVVAPEWVPWSVRLAQYRESQARQAAEEAAAAEAAAAELGDEDDADSEDDLLDNDFSDFDDEIDGVDLDEDASAAVDSGDDAGEDDLDEDEDLDEDSDDSEIFADDPDDIDDADDDDDTDAEDGSDDDE